The DNA sequence AATGATACCTGTAGGATGATTTGGAAAACACGTAACAACATGGACTTCATTACCTGCTTCAACCCAGTGTTTTGCCATTTCATACATTCTCCTTGAAGGCGCTCCAATTTCAGGTGGGAAATAATGACATACTACAACGATCTTCATAGCATTACTCCTAATTTTTTATAGTTGATGGTGTATTCTTTGTCTTTATTAATAACTTTTAAGCCATTCTTTATAGGGATGATTTCATGCCGGTTTGAATCCACTTCTATTAAGTAACCGAAAAGATTTTTGTTTTTGCTTTTTGTAAGTCTTATATGCTTATTTTCTTCTTTTACATTAAATTGCTTTGAATACCAGCCTAAATTCACTTCAACTTTATTTGTATTTATTCCAGTTAGGTAAACCAATTGGTCTTCACTCGTAACCTTCATCGTACTGTTATTAATTTCGAAATTTACTTCTGGAATAAAATGTATAAAGCTATTAATATCCGCTTTTGTTTTTGCTTTGATTTCATCCAAAACTATAAATGTGTGTTCATCTATATTCCCTATAAACCTTTTATGTTTTACTCCTTGATAAGACACGTATTGACCTGCTTCATATTGAATACCATTATAGTTAAAAATATTTCTTTTCAGTTTTTTAATACGTTTTGCGACTCTGAAACTCCCCCAAAACTGGGATTGCTCCTGATTGTCTACAGTAACTGTATTGTGAGCTTTTGTACTTCTGAAATAATCTCTCCACTTTCCATTCTCATATCGATACGTTCCGGAATTAACAATCATCGGTAAACTTTTCACTGAAAGCTCGAAGCTTAAAGCATCACAATGTGCATGGGCAGGTAAATAGGTGGGAGAGACATCACCTGTGTCAAAAATCCTTTTGTTGTCACCGTTCTCCGTGATGTAAAAACCACTCGTTTCCAACTTGTATTTTTTCTCTGGTGTTAACGAAAAGTTCTTTTCGGAGACTGCCAGCAAACTTTTATAATCTTTACTTATCCCATCTGTACTGTCATTAAAAGCCGGCGTTTTTCCAAATCCGTCTTCCAAACTGAAAGTGACATCTATCATTTTTTTAATTGTTGGACGTAATTGTTCGTATATGGAATCTTCTTTTAACCAGTAAGTGATTTTTATCAGATCTTCCAAGATGATTTTGTGATACATAGGACTTAATTCGAAGTGCATGCCGTCCTCAAGTATCTGTTCTTTCAATTGCTTCAATAATTCTTTTTTGAACTTCTCTCTCACTTTAGAATCCTCGAAAAAGATACTCGCTATTAAAAGGGCCTTTATATTCTCGAAGTAATGATTACCGAGTACGTCTTTTTCTAAAATAGATTGCAGGTACTGATATTGCTTATATAAAGAATCTATAAATTTATTATGAAAATCAGGATCTTTTTTCATTTCATTTTTAAAAATTTCATATACAGCTATCCAGTTAGTCAGTCGAAGGGAGATTGTATAGGAGTGCCATCCGTCACCGTAGGCAACTGGATTGTGGTT is a window from the Alkalicoccus halolimnae genome containing:
- a CDS encoding heparinase II/III family protein, with the protein product MASRIKLYINTIKYLKPSQILYRIKNKVHRELYKKDLFKIKVPDKVPVNENHNYLLRELEFNEEYLAKFNPEEILENNFEFISISHEVDLSTAWNDPKLQHLWRYNLHYFEYLYPLAQRHIEEYDNDMYYQKCRYFIDNWINHNPVAYGDGWHSYTISLRLTNWIAVYEIFKNEMKKDPDFHNKFIDSLYKQYQYLQSILEKDVLGNHYFENIKALLIASIFFEDSKVREKFKKELLKQLKEQILEDGMHFELSPMYHKIILEDLIKITYWLKEDSIYEQLRPTIKKMIDVTFSLEDGFGKTPAFNDSTDGISKDYKSLLAVSEKNFSLTPEKKYKLETSGFYITENGDNKRIFDTGDVSPTYLPAHAHCDALSFELSVKSLPMIVNSGTYRYENGKWRDYFRSTKAHNTVTVDNQEQSQFWGSFRVAKRIKKLKRNIFNYNGIQYEAGQYVSYQGVKHKRFIGNIDEHTFIVLDEIKAKTKADINSFIHFIPEVNFEINNSTMKVTSEDQLVYLTGINTNKVEVNLGWYSKQFNVKEENKHIRLTKSKNKNLFGYLIEVDSNRHEIIPIKNGLKVINKDKEYTINYKKLGVML